From Cellulomonas chengniuliangii, the proteins below share one genomic window:
- a CDS encoding DUF3046 domain-containing protein, which translates to MRFREFWQLVDEVLGSAHGRALTRDLVIPGLGNMTPVQALDDGVEPRDVWHALCDELEVPEPQRWGSARQAPPRRR; encoded by the coding sequence GTGCGCTTTCGTGAGTTCTGGCAGCTGGTCGACGAGGTGCTGGGCTCTGCCCACGGCCGGGCGCTCACCCGCGACCTGGTCATCCCCGGGCTCGGCAACATGACGCCCGTGCAGGCGCTCGACGACGGCGTGGAGCCGCGCGACGTGTGGCACGCGCTGTGCGACGAGCTGGAGGTGCCGGAGCCGCAGCGGTGGGGCTCGGCGCGTCAGGCCCCGCCGCGCCGTCGATGA